AAAGTCTTCCATGGCTAACTCTTATTTCCTTGATTTGGTTAAAGTAATTTCAGTCATCGATTACCTGTTATTCCCACTTCCTGACGTGAGGAGTGAAAGGCTGGAAAGCAGTTAGGGATACGGATTTAGATGCCTTAGTGGATTCCTATCCTTGATTACGCAGATAACCTCCTAGTCAACAAACCTTTCCCAAATGCATAACcgttcatttcatgaaaaacctaCGCTTGTTAATAGCTAAATCACTCTCTCCTCTCGTAGTGGGCTTGAAAGGGCCAAACCAGTCAAGCAAAAGCTGAGAAGCGGAAATGAAGTAGAGTAGAGTAGAGGAAGATGAGCAATTTGAGAAAAAGAGACAAGATGCGCTACTCtgtgaaggaagaagaaactaGTTCTTCTCTTGATCcaattatgtttgattgatcTTGCCACTTAAAACTGGAGGGTAGGTTTGTCTTTCTTTAGATTCCGCTGAGCTAAAAGACATACagattcttatttcattttcaattccttTCAGGTCGAAAATGCGGGTTACTGATGGGGCTATGCCCCCTCTTCTTCTACTTTACAACTAGAATAAGGAATCTAAGAATTAACCCTACCAATCAAAGGGAGGGGACCAGTTAGCCTGAAGTAGGTCCATCTAATCAGACCCTCCCTGTGGGCCCCTATCTGTATCAATCAGATGAAGAAATCGGGGGTGATTGTGTTCGCTCGATCCGTACTTGACTTACGAGCTCGTGTAGTACTCCCCCTATCTCTAAAGGGACTTCTGCACTCCACTCGCTATCTCTTAAACGAGGGTTAGAAATAGCTTATCTTATAGCAGCTCTACTAGGGAAGCTTCCTTCAAGATTAACCAATAGGGTAGAGAGATTTATCGTGACATCAAAATAGAATCTTGAGGACGGGATCACCTCCTTTTCAGGGAGAGATAATGCTCGTTGGGTATTTTTATTTGACATTGCTTTACACCCAAAAAGAGGCGAGCTACATCTGAAAGGGTAGCGACAGGTTGTAGATGTTAATATTTGAGGTTGCGTACTTTAGTTATAATGCCTTTGACACGGTTAAGGCTTCTACTTTTCTTTGGTCCCAACATGACCTCCCAAGTGTAAGGACCAATCACCCAGATCTTAACCCTTCCATTGAACTCATAGTAGAGCTTCAATCAAATATACCCGAGAAATTGGAGTATGATCATGACTTAGTCCGAAGGGCTATAGGGCTTTTGGGCATTATTAAGAAATGTAATTCGAGGGCGATGAGTGATGTGAAGCAAAAAAGGCTTATGATGTGATTAAGGACCTTCTTACACAAAGAGATTTGTCTTAGTGCGTATGTTAAGCCTAGGCTAATCGTCAATAGGTGAGTCAGCAAAGTTCTCTAGGAAGTCAGCCCATTGCTTTGACCAAGTAGGAAACCCATTTGGCATGTCGAGCATTCCACTTCCTTTGTTGGTTGAGGTACCAAAGAGAAGGAGGCGGAATGGAGAAAGGAAGGGGACAAGGGCGGTCTTGCTTGGTGCAAAGGCTACTGGTTTGAGGGTACGGTACGGTACGGTACTAAAGGTCCTCGGACTTCCAGGAGGTTTTTCTTTCGGGCAGCTCTCCCCACTATCCTTTAATTTAAAACGAAGTCCTTCGGAACAAGCTTTGGGTATAATCTAAGCCTTTTGAAGCGCCAGTAGTTGTAGCCGAGGGTAGGGCTTTTGTTCtcatcactccaggtttcaatCTATATGACCACCTAGCGGTACAAAGTACACATCTTCCGTAGATGCAAGTAGTAACCTAACCTTTAAGACGAGAAAAGCAGCAAGAGGAAGACAAAGAGAGGGAGGGCGAAACTGCTTCTACTGCCTTCCCTTTCTACTTCCAGACTAGTTTGTCGGTGGGACAGTGAGCCAAGATCCAATTTGTTAATCGCCAAATCCATGCCATGTAACCtggcaaaggagaaagagacaTGGGCCGGTAGCGCAGAATGGGATACTGTTTGTGCTTTAGGCTCTTCCTACAATCATTGAAGGGGCTAGCCTAACCATGGTATGCCCACCTCTCTCGAAGAGTCAATCTCCACACAGGAAGgtctaaaaataataataataataataataataataataataataataataataatctccaCTTGGGAAGCAAGGGTCTCGGGGACCTAGCATGAATCTTCGACCGTAGCGTAGCCTTCACTAcccttttatcttttctatttttttggtcggtcactACCCTTTTATCTTATTCGATGATATTTAGCAATCGAAAGGATCTCGGGAGATATAGCTTCCACTAAAAGAGTCATTCCTTGAGGTTTGATGAGTTCAGGACAATCATGGGGTACCAATTCGTTGCAATGTGGAACTGCACGTTGTTGATGGAGCTTTGCGTGCAGATAAGAATCGAGCACATTGTTTTTGTGAAATTAGAGCAATTGTTCCAAAAGTGAAATGGATCGTTCTGTTGAGCTATAAATTGGATTGCCGGaataatctatttttccttttcttgccaaattaagaaaaaaaaaaaagatgggaaaattagccggaaaaataagaaaaattatccaaaaaatcttaaacctattgcactttttgtcaattcaattcatttaactaattttaactagaaatcatTGACATAAATGTCGGCTGCGTGGGATGATCAGCATTGACATAgagaattttaaataatatttaaattgttttgaattttctttgaattttttatttttctttatttttcttctctttccttctttccttcttttctttttcccccttttcttttctctttttttttttaattttatttttcttctttatttttccctttctcccTACACCGATCGCCATCAAGCCTCGTCAATGGCTGGCAAAGGTTGTTAACCTTGGGCGAGGGACGGCCCACACTCGCCCAATTTGAGCAACAAGtggattcaattgacaaaaaatgaaaaaatttatgattcaactagcataattgaaaaatttaagactaaattgataaaagtgcaataaatttaagattttttggacaattttcccatgaGAATTCTAAAtgaggactcaattggcaaaattctATATTGACAAGGCCCGACTGAGGggggaagggaaaaaggaaagaataaaaagaaaagaaggaaaagagaaaataaaaaaattaataactaattaaaaaacattaaaacatttttaaaaattgttcacattagcTGCTTGCTATGTTATGTAAGACGCCGATGTCCATATCAACGATTTCTtaccaaaattggttggatatattcaattgacaaaaaataaacaaggCTTAGGACTCTATAGGTGAAATTGAAATGTGTcgaaatcaaaagatttatgacattttagacaatttttccgAATTCTTCTaggttaattaaattaaaatgaattagCCAACATTGTGAGAGATAATGGTTTGGGAGAACCCACGCTAATCAAGGATTATTGGTCCAACTCGACATTTCCACTAATCCCGTTTTCCCTCAACTCCCATTCGAAAGAGTCGCAACaatacttttatatatataaatattcaaTTAGACCCAGGTCATATGCAAGAGAACTAAGCAAGATTATTTCTCCTGAAAAATTCGGTGCGGTATGTCACtattaaccttttcttttctttttttgtcaaaagaattTAACTCATctaattcaaagaaattaaCCACCCTAACTTGGGCCATAAATagcaaaaagtaaaattggGATTGAGCACATTTTCTGGCTGATTTTGCCTAATTCCCGTTGCTAATGAACCCAACACGGTCGAATGTCCTTTTTCGCCCAGTAGCCCAGGCGACTCGATCACTCGAATCGGTCAATGTGACTGGCGAAGAATAGATCGGGGCTTTGGCTCGTGGAAATGGAGTCTTATCATTGGAAGATAGCACAAGTATGTTTGGATTTCGTAAAGCAATTTGGGTAGACGCTTTGAGTTTTAGGATTCGAAATAGTAGGATTTGAGCTCAAAGAGCAATAGGGCTAATCAACTACTTCTAACTACTTCTTGACCTGTGAAACAGTAGCTTAATTTTCGAGCTACCAATAGGCAAGCTTTGAGTATATGTATATaagattatgaatttgaaaGGTCTAAATCATAAGACGAAGAGAAAGACCACATGCACATGAGATTTCAACAAACTATAAAAGCAATATTAACACATTTTCTTGCACGAACGATATACAAAGGTGGGCATTGGTTCAATATCTGGAAATGAGAAACGTGAAAGTCTGCGCGACGGCTTAAAAGCATATCGTTAGTGACCCAAGTCAATAACTTGATTGGGAAAGTGGTTTGATGGCGATCAGCACTGGATCGAGATGCAGACCCAACAAAAAAATCCACTCAAACACGACAGCAAACTCCTCATTTTGTCGATTTTTCAAATGTTCTTTCTCCTTTCGAAACACCATCATGGACAAGGCAACGGGCAGGTGAGTCGCCATGCATGGCGACACCTGCGTGAGGATAGGATTCCTCAGAACTGCGCAAGATATCGTCCAGATGCTTTATAGAACTATTATCTTATGATTACTCGAGGGAGGAATCTTGGCATGTTCACACTTGTGTGGAGTAAAAGAAGGAAGTTTGTCAAGGTTTCAAGATTTGATCGATGGGGAGGTGGCCATCGACAGAGATTTGTCTTTGTATTcgtgataggaaaaaaaaaatggggcaaAGGGATAGATCTTGGAAGGAAGAAGTTCAGGTATTAATCAGATTTAAGCTCTGTTATTAAACATCAAAGACTCTTTCCGCCTCCTCCCAAGCACAAATTacggaaaatgaaaagaaaaaaaacagacgAGATTATTATGGAATGACATTAATGGATTTGGAAATAAAAAGCGAATTTGGAAGATTGCACATCGTGAACAAGCTCAATTGGACTGAGTCGGAAATGAAGTACAAAGATAAGAGAGCAATCCCTGCAAACTCGGGCGCCTCATGCCATGTGATAGGTCTAAAGGATCTAAgctgcgtttttttttttttttttttttttgtcggtcctactctaatcctactctaacactcactctcagacttttgccctgtcTCCTTGCAGGGCATGAGAGTCAAGATCCActctgaaatgaaatcgtcctcACCCcaatcccccctgagaaggtggggatttgaaccccatcacctcccccttccaagttggaagggtggccaccggGCGAACCCCCAATGGTTAGCTAAGCTGCGTTTGATTGATCTTCATTTCTTCCAAGATCTTTGGCTTAAGGTATATTTTCTTTGGTTATTGATTTTTGGTgtagtttttggcaaaataacttaaatttttaaaataaaaataaaaaggagctCTTTCATCATCTCAAGCGGGGTCTAGGGGTCTCAAGAAGAAGGACCAAGCTAGTGCCCTTGGAAATTGGACCAAGACTAGTTGGGTTGGGCCAGTCTAGGATCGGTCCAGGGTCAATCCTGGATTGATGCTCATCCCTAGAGAGAGCAATTGTTTAGAAGCATTCATTTATCAATTGTTCAAGGCTTAGCAAATCTGAGTTTCAATCAAACTTCATCAATGGCTAGAGGTTATTCTAGAATTTTACATATTTCCGAATTTGATCCTGATTATCAGGATCTTCAGTCTTCCTCAAATTTCTAACAGTGAATAGCCTTATGAAGCCAAATGCCATAGCTCGTTGACGACATATTATCTCAGAGTCTTGTCCATGAATCCTCTTGTGGACTGTCTAATTTGCTTGATTTTAACACTTCTTGGCTTTTCCTTCAATTGCATTTAGTTAGCAGCAGTCATATTCAGTAACATATAGTTACTGCAAAGCAGGATGGGGGATGCTTGTTGCAGCGgataggggtgagcggttccgtTCCGGTTTGGTTCCGTCCGgaactggaacctaccctcgggtacaggttcctcaaaatgaggaacctggaacctacccgtgaGAATGAAACTGGAACCTACCCCGTCACGGTTCCGGGGTCGGTTCCgaggttccaacaggttttttttttttattttcaaatttgaactataacatatgcgcacgttacccaaaaaaactataacgtacgcgcacgttaccaaaaaaaaaaaaaaaaaactataacatatgcgcacgttaccaaaaaaaatataacgtacgcgcacgttaccaaaaaaaactataatgtacgtgtatactacacggtaacttcccattgacatgttatcttgatacattaacttcgcactgcacaacaataatagaatataattagaaatttcaaaacaaatagtaaactagaaagtagaaataaaacaccactagaacaagaatgtctagaggtacaagttttgaaaaaaatttcgattaaacccttaaatgaactcataaaattctgaaatttggacacgttgtatttaagacctagaggtacaagttttatgaagaaattatagtccaattcgttctggattaaaagataaaatcgatttacttttcctattctctacttgcacagtttttgaaacatttttggttaaataggcaaatgaactacaaaaattatgaaatttaaatatgttgtagggaatacatgaagagagatatttcatacagaacacatttccaaaagaacctcatacaaaatgatatagtccacgcattgcaacttacaagatccgaacacatcagattgcacagttttagaaacatttctgattaaatacccaaatgaccttaaaaaattatgaaattcgactatgtgatagccaagaccataaggtagatacttcatgaaaacattgaagtcaaattcgtcctagataattaaatatggatggttaaaatccctgttcgtagtaccgtaattccagatctaaccatctccaaaggaccacgatttcacctacctattcttgttttttttctctaaattttcgatatgttgtacctcaggatgtcctttacaacttttgttaagaaaccgaagtgaaatttcgacaaaaaggttgccttacagtccatgcattcatcaagggttggtcccaaaatctccagatccagtctttccaaaaaataacgatttcacccacttatacttgttcttttttgtcccaaatttgagtatgttatactccaagaagtcctttacaactttcatttagaggccgaagctaaacttcaactagaacatcacatacaagtcactagaacatccaaggtcgacctttttctgccctaagtaaccggttccggttccgggaCCGGTTCTGGTGCCGGTTCCGAAacaggttccggttccggttccgaaacaggttccggttccggttccggttccgaaaCAGGTTCCGGTTCCGAAACAGGTTCCGGtcccccttggaaccgggaaccgcgctCAGCCCTAGCAGCGGATGCTTACATTTCTGGACAATAATAGTCGATTGTTTGATTACTTACATTGATTTAGCGAACAATTACAGAGCTATCTGGTCCGCGATGGACTGGAATAATCACATCATCAATCACGTTATCACGAAAAATCCAACGGCTGTATTGCACCTGGACTATTGTCCATCCGTCATTCGTATtaaatctgtgacatcagataTACACATAGACGAAGTTCTCACTCCAATCCCAATCGACAAAGTAAACCTTTCAGCCCAATGGAACCTGCTGTTACAGCTTATAACCACGTTGAAAACCCACATTTTACTGTTCGAGTCTCGGTGAAGTTTCGGACCTGTCGTCTCTTAACCACGCCTCTCGATTTATGCGAAGCTCAATCAATGAAATTGCGTGAAAGGGCTTGGCTAATTGTAACTTTCGAGCTAGAAAAGCCTCGGACACCTGTTTCATTGTTGGCCGTAATTTGGGCTTGGAACTCAAGCAAGCAAGCGCTAAAGTGACTGCTATGGCTATATCTCTCGCCCAGGAATTCTCTTTTGGATAAGGCAGACGCGGGTCTAATATTTGATGTAGCATTATATGATCTTCCGATGATGTCCACAAACTTGATATGATCCCTCTTGGATGCTTGCCCATTATAGTCTCCAATGCAACTACTCCGAAGCTGTATACGTCACTTTTCTCGTTGACCACGAGCGTATAAGCGAGCTCTGTGAAACAAACACAAACGTCATGAATTTGAATGATCCCTCTACATTATTTGCTAGTAATATACGGTTTCCTTGTTAATAAAAAGTAGCTATATGTCAACTGTTAATAGCACAAATGGTCTTTAAATTTTGGTCCAATGTGCTTTTAAAATTTGCTCCATTGTGCAATGtttctagacttttaatttgtttaatatggtccctaaactattgataaatgttcaTGTAGCCCCTAGGCTACATAAAAATGTATAAAAACTCAAGGACCATATTaaacattaaatcaaaatttcaagattatattaaaaaattaaaaattcaggacGACTTTGCACATTTAATCAAGTCCAAAGAGcacattaacaaattaaaaattgttgacaATATTGCACATTGGACCAAATTTTAGAAATCATTCGTTTCCTTTGCCCTTTATTTATTGATCAAACAGGGGAGGAATGTGCTGGGAGTTACTATAAACTTCCACACCCACAACAGTCCAACGTTGACTTTAAGCCGTATGTTGCCCAGTACAGAGCCTCTAAAATGCCCTGGGATCCTGTCACTAGGTCAACGACTTAGGTGAGTGTATAATTGCAATTTGTTCAAGAAACAAGATGAGTGGTCACCTGGAGCAAGATATCCATGGGTCCCTACTATGTTTGAAGTGAGATTGGACGAAGAATTTCCCTGTAGTAACCTTGCCGCCCCGAAATCTGATAGGACAGCCCGCATTTCATTGTTGAGTAAAACGTTGCTGCTGGATATGTCCCTATGAACAACAGGCTGAGCACACCCGTGATGCAAGTAAGACAGGGCGTGTGCCACATCCTGGATGAGATTCACTCTCCTCACCCAATCTAACTCCATTGCTTCAGTGCCATTTCTCAGAACACAAAATAGACTCCCTCTCTCCATATACTCATAAATTAAGAACATCGACCGCCTATGCAAGCAGAAACCATAGAGCCGGATTATGCTTCTGTGTCTTATTTCAGTCAAGTGCTTCACTTCATTTTGAAAgcttttattgaaatttgggtCCTCGGCTTCAGAGCGATTAACCTTCTTCAGTGCTACAGCCTTCCCATTCGGCAATTGCGCCCTGTACACACTACCATAAGCACCTCTTTGAATGCAGTATTTGATGTCAAAGTCTTCCGTGGCAGCAATTATGTCTTCATATGCTATCTTCCCATCATAATTCCATATTGACAAGAAATTTCCATCCTTTTCTACTGTCTCCTCTGGCTGAACCCTCTTCAATGCGCaccaaagaaagaagcaagacCCCAGAATTGAAGCGACAACTAAAAGGCAAGGTAGCGATAACATCACTGCGGAAGGCTTGCTCAAGGAAGGAGGGGTCCTCAAAGGAATGGGGCTACTCACAGGTGCAAATGGAGGTTCAGTGTACAAATCTTTGTTTC
The nucleotide sequence above comes from Eucalyptus grandis isolate ANBG69807.140 chromosome 2, ASM1654582v1, whole genome shotgun sequence. Encoded proteins:
- the LOC120289712 gene encoding MDIS1-interacting receptor like kinase 2-like, which translates into the protein MGPIPRHLLDTYSRSAFNGNKDLYTEPPFAPVSSPIPLRTPPSLSKPSAVMLSLPCLLVVASILGSCFFLWCALKRVQPEETVEKDGNFLSIWNYDGKIAYEDIIAATEDFDIKYCIQRGAYGSVYRAQLPNGKAVALKKVNRSEAEDPNFNKSFQNEVKHLTEIRHRSIIRLYGFCLHRRSMFLIYEYMERGSLFCVLRNGTEAMELDWVRRVNLIQDVAHALSYLHHGCAQPVVHRDISSSNVLLNNEMRAVLSDFGAARLLQGNSSSNLTSNIVGTHGYLAPELAYTLVVNEKSDVYSFGVVALETIMGKHPRGIISSLWTSSEDHIMLHQILDPRLPYPKENSWARDIAIAVTLALACLSSKPKLRPTMKQVSEAFLARKLQLAKPFHAISLIELRINREAWLRDDRSETSPRLEQ